The proteins below come from a single Pandoraea apista genomic window:
- the rnhB gene encoding ribonuclease HII: protein MALDLFADVAADLTCGVDEVGRGPLAGPVVTAAVILDPSRPIKGLADSKKLTARRREALYEEIIERSLAYCIAEASVAEIDSLNILHATMLAMQRAVSGLSRVPTLALIDGNRCPALPMRAEAVIKGDDKVPAISAASILAKVTRDRQLMALHEAFPQYGFDEHVGYGTPRHLEALRLHGPSPHHRQSFAPVREAFEVFGVLTVPRVARPS, encoded by the coding sequence ATGGCGCTCGACCTGTTTGCCGACGTAGCTGCCGATTTGACTTGCGGGGTTGACGAGGTCGGGCGTGGCCCTCTCGCCGGACCTGTCGTGACGGCGGCTGTCATTCTCGATCCGTCGCGCCCGATCAAGGGGTTGGCCGATTCGAAGAAGCTCACGGCGCGACGTCGTGAGGCGCTCTACGAAGAAATCATCGAACGCTCGCTCGCGTATTGCATCGCCGAGGCGAGCGTGGCGGAGATCGATTCCCTGAATATCCTCCACGCCACGATGCTCGCGATGCAGCGTGCCGTGAGCGGCCTGTCACGTGTGCCGACGCTGGCGCTCATCGACGGCAATCGTTGCCCGGCGTTGCCAATGCGTGCCGAAGCCGTCATCAAGGGCGACGATAAGGTGCCTGCGATTTCGGCGGCATCGATTCTTGCGAAAGTCACGCGCGATCGTCAATTGATGGCGCTGCACGAAGCGTTCCCGCAGTATGGTTTCGACGAGCATGTCGGTTACGGCACGCCGCGCCATCTTGAGGCGTTGCGTCTGCATGGCCCCAGCCCGCATCATCGTCAGTCGTTTGCGCCGGTGCGAGAAGCGTTCGAGGTTTTCGGCGTGCTCACCGTTCCCCGCGTGGCCCGTCCGTCATGA